In Haloarcula halophila, the genomic window AGGGCTCGACCCCGAGCGGTCCCAACTGGTCGCCGAGCGAATCGAGCAGATTCACGAGGACGGTATCAGCGTCGTCCTGTCGACGCACGACCTCGAATTTGCCGCTGAAGTCGCAGATCGAGTCTGTGTGATGGCCGACGGCAACGTCGTTGGAAGCGGAACGCCCCGAGCGGTGTTCTACGACGACGAGCTGTTGGCGGACGCGAACCTTCACCCGCCGAGTGCGGTTCGTGTGGCTCGCGATGCAGGGCTGGGGGCGACCGAACAGCCAGTGACTGAAGCGGATCTGGTGGCGCTCCTCACAGAAGCCGACAACCTGGGAGCCACACAGACACCCTCTCCAGATGGGCGCGGACACGACTGAGCGCCTCCCTCGGTATCTCGCGCCACTTCCTCGGCGGATAGAGACCGTTGCCCTGCAGTACGCGTGGGTAATCGTCGCGATCAACCTCGCGGGAACGGCATTCGGCTTCTGGTACTACATCCCCCAGTTCCAGCTCGAGCCGGTCGTCGCGTGGCCGGTCGTCCCGGACAGTCCGACGGCTACGCTGTTCATCGCCTGCTCGCTGGCGCTGTACAAACTCGGCCGGTCGAACGAGTACCTGAACGTGTTGGCGTTTTTCGGTTGTATCAAACTCGGCCTCTGGACGCCGTACGTCCTGACGGTGTTCGCAGACGCGTTTCTCGCGACGGTGACGCCACCACCGCAGGTCGTTCCACTGTTCGGACGAGAACTCGCCTCGAACGTGATGTACGCCTTCCTGTTCGTCTCACACTTGGGGATGGTCGTCCAAGCGTTCCTCATCCATCGCTACAGTGACTTTCCGGGTCGAGCGATTCTCGTTGCCGTAATCTGGTACGGATTCAACGATCTTGTCGACTACTTCGTCCCGATTGTCGGGACACCGCATCACACCCTGTTGCCGGTCGAACCGATTGTGAACGGCACCGTCCAGCACGTCTCCCCGGCACACGAGATTGCAGCTGCGGGCGCTGTTGCGCTGACGATACTGGCGACAATACTCGCCGTTGCGACTCGACGAGTGAAAGCAATACGAACCAACAGGCCTGTATCACCCTGAAGACTGTCTTTTCGCCGCCATATCGTTACAGCACGGTGTGTTCGAACACCGGAAAAATGATTCACCCACCGTCGGCCACTATCATAATCTAGCAGATTCAATTGCTAACAACTCATAAGTGTGGGGTACAGATTAACACCTAATGCGCACGAGCTTCAACATCCCCGACGACCTCCTCTCCGAGTTCGATGAGACGTGGCAGGCAGAGGGATTAGATTCACGTTCGCGTGGTGTCCGCGAAGCGATGCAGGAGTATATCGAGGTACACACCAGACTGGAGGATATCGAAGGCGACGTCGTCGTTATCATCGCGTTCGATTACGAACACGAAGCGGTTATCGAAGAGATTCACGACGTACAACATCAGTTTCAGGACGTCATCACGACCACGAATCATATCCATGAAGGAGAATGGTGTCTCGAGACACTCTTCTGCAGCGGACCGGCACCGCGTGTCCGGGACCTCAC contains:
- a CDS encoding DUF1405 domain-containing protein, whose product is MGADTTERLPRYLAPLPRRIETVALQYAWVIVAINLAGTAFGFWYYIPQFQLEPVVAWPVVPDSPTATLFIACSLALYKLGRSNEYLNVLAFFGCIKLGLWTPYVLTVFADAFLATVTPPPQVVPLFGRELASNVMYAFLFVSHLGMVVQAFLIHRYSDFPGRAILVAVIWYGFNDLVDYFVPIVGTPHHTLLPVEPIVNGTVQHVSPAHEIAAAGAVALTILATILAVATRRVKAIRTNRPVSP
- a CDS encoding CopG family ribbon-helix-helix protein, producing the protein MRTSFNIPDDLLSEFDETWQAEGLDSRSRGVREAMQEYIEVHTRLEDIEGDVVVIIAFDYEHEAVIEEIHDVQHQFQDVITTTNHIHEGEWCLETLFCSGPAPRVRDLTYRLRDFDAVSRVKLMLLAEH